A genomic stretch from Nitrospinaceae bacterium includes:
- a CDS encoding acylneuraminate cytidylyltransferase family protein: MTTQFNESQVLALIPARGGSKSIPLKNLASLGGKPLLSYVIDGGKSCLAITKIVCSTDHDEIAEYCSSRDVEVFPRPADLSGDDTPVADVMRHVIEKIAQEEGAAPSFIALLQPTSPFLLPEHIEECVKALRGDESADSAQTITQVFHNAHAFNQRVFEGGRVSFRFKKERQLAYNKQRKPHFFLFGNLVVSRARALLSGMDAFGENSLGVEIDRSYALDIDGPDDLDYANYLVDKSLIKLVDAEEL; this comes from the coding sequence ATGACGACACAGTTCAATGAAAGCCAAGTTCTTGCCCTTATTCCGGCACGAGGTGGATCGAAAAGTATCCCTCTAAAGAATCTTGCTTCTCTGGGTGGTAAGCCTCTTTTGTCTTATGTGATTGATGGCGGGAAATCATGTCTGGCGATAACCAAAATAGTATGTTCGACCGATCATGATGAAATTGCGGAATATTGTTCGTCCCGCGATGTAGAGGTGTTCCCGCGTCCGGCAGATTTATCCGGTGACGATACCCCGGTGGCCGATGTCATGCGGCATGTCATCGAAAAAATCGCCCAGGAAGAAGGTGCTGCGCCTAGTTTTATAGCCCTTCTTCAGCCTACTTCCCCCTTTTTGTTACCCGAGCATATCGAAGAGTGCGTGAAGGCTCTGCGTGGAGATGAAAGCGCCGATTCGGCACAGACGATTACGCAGGTGTTTCACAACGCCCATGCTTTCAATCAAAGAGTTTTTGAGGGAGGACGCGTCTCCTTTCGCTTTAAAAAAGAGCGGCAACTTGCGTACAATAAACAAAGGAAGCCGCATTTTTTTCTGTTCGGAAATCTGGTTGTTTCCAGGGCACGGGCATTGCTTTCGGGCATGGACGCTTTTGGCGAAAATTCATTGGGCGTTGAAATAGATCGCTCATACGCCTTGGATATAGACGGACCGGATGATCTCGATTATGCGAACTATCTGGTTGATAAATCGTTGATTAAATTAGTGGACGCTGAAGAGCTATAA